A portion of the Bactrocera neohumeralis isolate Rockhampton chromosome 2, APGP_CSIRO_Bneo_wtdbg2-racon-allhic-juicebox.fasta_v2, whole genome shotgun sequence genome contains these proteins:
- the LOC126766719 gene encoding platelet glycoprotein V-like has translation MSANTFYAYFFLLALCSVCSTTKAFTLNLTESCDANQIYFCTLTNLSSTLRDPLLVANATAPQLSELVLRDSIIPRVPRSLLDQAPTLHGFIMHNCELQRLTVFDFPTGHSLQTLVLQANRISDVPERVFETLYTLQKLLLGRNMIHMVHKNAFAGLRRLRYLDLQQNDISELPASLFDELGALEHIDLSSNNIQRIDVNTFARNLHLQTVLLGDNSFATFESNSLAHLIHLDLLDISSSNVKVLRLQSVDTLLVQGGALEGIVISGSAVKVHAANNLLTKLEIGDKLSVRELDLHGNRLESLDSIMGMFNMQRLDVARNQLQTLRTSESPLYLALPNLVHLSLSTNQLKNLTLETFLLLQKLTHLDLSFNNLLNLDQRLFEPLVNLEKFYIEGNRLHSFDYEKFVESHEYVKEFGIFDNEWEYRYVRTMVDYLKEHNIQLPVRFTSNSNGNSGGNHIDTTLNSLSASDKAAHHRYASTASSLNDFDTPDADMPAASSAAAAMTDISGIHPYLTTRDVLTLVILLLVFLILLLQLLSFLREEECLPTCCNRLARNARTNNRRRLEEEEEDSEV, from the coding sequence ATGTCGGCAAACACTTTCTACGCATACTTTTTTCTGCTggcgctgtgcagcgtttgctCCACAACGAAGGCATTCACGCTGAACCTCACCGAAAGCTGTGACGCCAACCAAATCTACTTTTGCACTTTGACCAATCTGAGCAGCACACTGCGCGATCCATTGCTCGTGGCGAATGCTACTGCACCGCAGCTCAGCGAGCTGGTGCTGCGCGACTCGATAATTCCACGCGTACCACGCTCACTACTCGACCAAGCGCCCACATTGCATGGCTTCATCATGCACAACTGTGAACTGCAGCGACTCACCGTCTTCGATTTTCCAACCGGACATTCGTTACAGACTTTAGTACTTCAAGCGAATCGCATTTCGGATGTGCCGGAAAGAGTCTTCGAGACGCTTTACACGCTACAAAAGCTCCTGCTCGGACGCAATATGATACATATGGTGCATAAGAATGCTTTCGCCGGTTTGCGGCGTCTACGTTATTTGGATTTGCAACAAAACGATATAAGCGAGCTGCCCGCGTCACTGTTTGACGAGCTCGGCGCGTTGGAGCATATTGATCTGAGTTCGAATAACATCCAGCGGATCGATGTCAACACTTTTGCACGAAATTTGCATCTTCAAACGGTGCTGCTGGGCGATAACAGTTTCGCCACCTTTGAGTCAAATTCTTTGGCACACTTGATACATCTGGATCTGCTCGACATTAGCAGCAGTAATGTGAAGGTGCTGCGCTTACAGTCGGTCGACACGCTTTTGGTGCAGGGTGGTGCGCTGGAGGGCATCGTTATTTCGGGAAGTGCCGTGAAAGTGCATGCCGCCAACAATTTACTGACCAAGTTGGAAATCGGAGATAAACTCAGTGTGCGTGAACTGGATCTACACGGTAATCGACTGGAGTCGCTAGACTCTATAATGGGTATGTTCAATATGCAACGTCTGGATGTGGCACGCAATCAGTTGCAAACATTACGCACTTCAGAGTCACCACTGTATCTGGCGCTACCGAATTTAGTGCACTTGAGCTTGTCAACCAATCAATTGAAGAACCTAACACTGGAGACATTTCTGCTACTACAAAAGCTAACACATCTCGATTTATCTTTCAATAATCTGTTAAATTTGGATCAGCGGCTCTTTGAACCGCTCGTCAATCTGGAGAAGTTCTACATTGAAGGCAATCGCTTGCACAGCTTCGATTATGAGAAATTCGTTGAGTCGCATGAGTACGTGAAGGAGTTCGGCATTTTCGATAATGAGTGGGAATACCGTTATGTGCGCACAATGGTTGACTACCTAAAAGAGCACAATATTCAGCTACCAGTGCGCTTTACTTCGAACAGCAATGGCAACAGTGGGGGAAATCACATTGACACGACATTGAACTCGCTTTCGGCATCCGATAAGGCGGCTCATCATCGTTACGCGTCCACTGCTAGTTCGTTAAATGATTTCGACACGCCCGATGCTGATATGCCGGCAGCGTCGTCAGCGGCGGCAGCAATGACTGATATCAGTGGTATTCACCCGTACCTCACCACCCGCGATGTGCTCACTTTGgtcatattgttgttggtgtttttgaTTTTGCTGCTACAGCTTCTCAGCTTTCTGCGTGAGGAGGAGTGTCTGCCCACTTGTTGCAATAGACTCGCGCGAAATGCGCGCACCAACAATCGTCGACGCCTCGAGGAGGAAGAAGAGGACTCAGAAGTATAG